A single Pedobacter sp. PACM 27299 DNA region contains:
- a CDS encoding 2Fe-2S iron-sulfur cluster-binding protein produces MSDKVKVTIDGITVEVAPGTTILNAARQIGGDIVPPAMCYYSKLEGSGGKCRTCIVKVSKGSEKDPRPMPKLVASCRTTVMDGMEVMNITSPEVIEARSGVVEMLLINHPLDCPVCDQAGECDLQNLGYEHGLQKTRYEFERRTFERIDIGDKIQLHMNRCILCYRCVFTADQITNKRVHGILNRGDHSEISTYIQTAVDNDFSGNVIDVCPVGALTDKTFRFKNRVWFTKPIDAHRDCPTCSGKVTLWYKGEDVLRVTARKDVYGEVEEFICNTCRFDKKKTADWTIEHPTHIPDTSVIASNHYETLIPLPVIQEDERLKEANRIELEKTTKF; encoded by the coding sequence ATGAGTGATAAAGTTAAGGTAACCATAGACGGAATAACCGTAGAAGTAGCACCAGGGACGACCATCCTAAATGCTGCGCGCCAAATCGGTGGGGATATTGTTCCTCCGGCGATGTGTTATTATTCCAAATTAGAAGGTAGCGGTGGAAAATGTAGAACCTGCATCGTAAAGGTGAGCAAGGGTTCTGAAAAAGATCCGCGTCCAATGCCGAAATTAGTGGCTTCATGCCGTACCACTGTAATGGATGGAATGGAAGTGATGAACATTACTTCCCCGGAAGTGATCGAAGCAAGGAGTGGTGTAGTGGAGATGTTGTTGATCAACCATCCATTAGATTGCCCGGTTTGCGATCAGGCTGGTGAATGTGACCTTCAGAACTTAGGTTATGAGCATGGTTTGCAAAAAACTAGATATGAGTTTGAAAGAAGAACTTTCGAACGCATTGATATCGGTGATAAAATTCAGTTACACATGAACAGGTGTATTTTGTGTTACCGTTGCGTATTTACAGCGGACCAGATTACCAATAAACGTGTTCATGGTATCTTAAACCGTGGAGATCATTCAGAAATTTCTACTTATATCCAAACGGCTGTCGACAATGATTTCTCCGGAAACGTGATCGATGTGTGTCCGGTGGGTGCATTAACAGACAAAACTTTCCGATTCAAAAACAGAGTTTGGTTTACAAAACCAATCGATGCACATAGAGATTGCCCTACCTGCAGCGGTAAAGTAACCCTATGGTATAAAGGAGAAGATGTTTTGCGCGTAACGGCAAGAAAAGATGTTTATGGTGAGGTGGAAGAGTTTATCTGTAACACTTGTCGCTTTGACAAGAAAAAGACTGCAGATTGGACAATTGAGCATCCTACACACATCCCAGATACCTCTGTAATTGCCTCAAATCACTACGAGACTTTAATACCT